Proteins from a single region of Mus pahari chromosome 2, PAHARI_EIJ_v1.1, whole genome shotgun sequence:
- the LOC110316933 gene encoding proline-rich protein HaeIII subfamily 1-like, translating into MLVVLFTVVLLALSSAQEPXEELQNQNQIPIQRPPPPGFQPRPPAEGSQQGPPPPGGPQNRPPQGPPPQGGPQNRPPQGPPPQGGPQNRPPQGPPPQGGPQNRPPQGPPPPGGPQNRPPQGPPPQGGPQNRPPQGPPPQGGPQNRPPQGPPPPGGPQNRPPQGQPPQGGPQNRPPQGPPPQGGPQNRPPQGPPPQGGPQNRPPQGPPPPGGPQNRPPQGPPPPGGPQQTPPLPGNTQGPPQDRPQGPQ; encoded by the exons ATGCTGGTGGTCCTGTTTACAGTGGTCCTGCTGGCCCTGAGCTCTGCTCAGGAACCCNGAGAAG AACTACAGAACCAAAACCAGATCCCTATTCAAAGGCCACCTCCTCCAGGATTCCAACCAAGACCACCTGCTGAGGGGAGCCAGCAAGGACCACCTCCACCAGGAGGCCCACAGAACAGACCCCCTCAAGGGCCACCTCCACAAGGAGGCCCACAGAACAGACCCCCTCAAGGACCACCCCCACAAGGAGGCCCACAGAACAGACcccctcaaggcccacccccacaAGGAGGCCCACAGAACAGACCACCTCAAGGTCCACCACCACCAGGAGGCCCACAGAACAGACcccctcaaggcccacccccacaAGGAGGTCCACAGAACAGACCCCCTCAAGGCCCACCTCCACAAGGAGGCCCACAGAACAGACCCCCTCAAGGCCCACCACCACCAGGAGGCCCACAGAACAGACCCCCTCAAGGACAACCCCCACAAGGAGGCCCACAGAACAGACCACCTCAAGGTCCACCACCACAAGGAGGCCCACAGAACAGACCCCCTCAAGGCCCACCACCACAAGGAGGCCCACAGAACAGACcccctcaaggcccacccccaccAGGAGGCCCACAGAACAGACcccctcaaggcccacccccaccAGGAGGCCCTCAGCAAACACCACCTCTGCCTGGAAACACACAAGGCCCACCACAAGACAGACCTCAGGGACCTCAGTAA